A region of Reichenbachiella carrageenanivorans DNA encodes the following proteins:
- a CDS encoding glycosyltransferase family protein produces the protein MNHPIPILVFIYNSYKDPLFQNLLLQYIKTLSQNGNYRFDLITFEQPQYALSIEETKLETNELEKYNIYWHPRKFHTGRFLLFKKAFDVISTFFQIIRIKATYKTRYIFAFANVAAAIAVLFSRFMNLKLVIYSYEPHSDFMVELKLWSKQSWNYRILHWLEKMAAQHASDIMTGTIHMVEKLKSEGIKANLYRAPTAVDPDTFYFRPESRDQLHQSLGIDDQHVYIYPGKFGGLYYEREIIALFGQLYAQDPKSYFLVATDYDKNQIHSWFEEENIPTTSYHLRAFIDAAQIPDYLSAADMGIVAIPPTPSQKFRSPTKVAEYLLCGLPYITCQGVSEDDEYATDHEVGIVVNDFSREEISKVYPKIDQILALNKSELREKCRKVGLDYRSRERVDHLLQSIFK, from the coding sequence ATGAACCACCCCATTCCCATATTGGTATTCATCTACAACAGCTACAAAGACCCCCTGTTCCAGAATTTGCTATTACAATACATCAAAACGTTGAGCCAAAACGGGAACTATCGATTTGACCTCATCACCTTCGAACAACCTCAATATGCTCTCTCAATAGAGGAGACCAAACTGGAAACGAATGAATTAGAAAAATACAATATCTACTGGCATCCTAGAAAATTCCACACCGGCCGTTTTCTTCTGTTCAAAAAAGCTTTTGATGTCATATCTACTTTCTTTCAGATTATTCGAATCAAGGCCACCTACAAAACCCGCTACATTTTTGCATTTGCTAATGTAGCGGCAGCCATAGCCGTATTGTTTTCACGATTCATGAATTTAAAATTGGTCATTTACAGCTACGAGCCACACAGTGATTTCATGGTCGAGCTTAAACTATGGTCAAAGCAAAGTTGGAACTACCGCATTCTCCACTGGTTAGAAAAAATGGCGGCTCAGCATGCCAGTGACATCATGACCGGCACCATCCACATGGTAGAAAAGCTCAAATCCGAAGGCATAAAGGCAAACCTATATCGAGCCCCCACCGCAGTAGACCCAGACACCTTTTATTTCAGACCTGAGTCTCGTGACCAGCTCCATCAATCTCTGGGAATTGACGACCAGCACGTCTATATCTATCCTGGGAAATTCGGCGGATTATATTATGAACGAGAAATCATTGCGCTATTCGGGCAGCTCTATGCACAGGATCCCAAGAGCTATTTTTTGGTAGCTACAGATTATGACAAGAACCAGATTCATAGTTGGTTCGAAGAAGAAAACATTCCTACTACCTCCTACCATCTTCGGGCATTTATCGACGCCGCTCAAATCCCTGACTACCTCAGTGCTGCCGACATGGGCATAGTAGCCATCCCGCCCACTCCTTCTCAAAAATTCAGGTCTCCTACCAAAGTGGCAGAATACTTGCTCTGCGGTCTCCCCTATATTACCTGTCAGGGAGTTTCTGAGGATGATGAGTATGCCACTGATCACGAAGTAGGTATAGTTGTTAATGATTTTTCTCGTGAGGAAATTAGTAAAGTGTATCCCAAAATCGACCAAATTTTAGCACTCAATAAAAGTGAGCTTAGAGAAAAATGTCGAAAAGTAGGTCTGGACTATCGATCAAGGGAAAGGGTTGATCACCTAC